Sequence from the Terriglobia bacterium genome:
CAGATCTACCACTTTGCCGACGATGTGCCGGCGGCGTTTCGCTATCTCGACGAGTACGAACCGCCGAAGATCGATGAGAAGTGGACGCTATCGGCTGAGATGGGAGAGATCAGTACGGATCGGGAGTGAATGTGGGTGCCCCACCCTTCCCGCAGGGATGGGTGGGATTGTCGACTCAAATGGTCTCGATCTAGTTCGGCGTCATAAACGCAAACGCCCGCGCTACGTACGCCTTTAGATTCTTGCGATCCACCACCGCATCCAGCATGCCGTGCTTCAGCAAAAATTCCGAACGCTGGAAACCCTCGGGCAGCTTTTGCCGGATTGTCTGCTCAATCACGCGTGGGCCGGCAAAGCCGATCAGCGCGCCCGGCTCAGCGATGTTCAGGTCTCCCAGCATGGCAAATGAAGCGGTCACGCCGCCGGTCGTGGGGTCGGTTAGCAACGAAATGTACGGCACCTTGGCGGCTTCCATGCGCGCCAGCGCCGAGGAAATTTTTGCCAGCTGCATCAGGCTGATCACACCTTCCATCATGCGGGCTCCGCCCGACGCGGAGACGATCAATAGCGGAGTGCGCTCGTCCGTCGCACGTTCAACAGCACGGGTGATCACTTCACCCACCACCGATCCCATGCTGCCGCCGATGAAGTTGTACTCCATCACGCTGCTGATCACCGTCTGGCCGTAGATCTCGCCCTTCGCGTTGATGACGGCGTCCTTCAGTCCGGTGTCGTGCTGTGCGCGCTTCAGTCGCGTGGCGTAAGGCTTCAGGTCGGTGAACTTCAGCGGATCGGTCGACTGCAGGTTGTTATCGAAGGTCTCGTATTTGCCGTCATCGTAGAGATAACCGAGTCGGGTGCGTGCATCGATGCGGAAGTGTTTTTCGCACTTCGGGCAGACGTACAGGTTCTCTTCGAGGTCCTTCTTCCAGATGATCTGGCGGCACTGCTCGCACTTAACCCAGAGACCTTCGGTCTTAACCTTCTTCTCGCCCGATGTGTCGAGCTCAACGCTTTCCCGCTTGAACCAACTCATAGTTGCTTCCCATCCGCTCCCGCTGGAGCGAGTCGCATTCTAGTATTCGATGCCGCGTTGTGCCAGGATGCCCTTCTGATACGCGTGCTTTACCTCGCGCATTTCGGTCACTGTATCGGCGAGTTCCACGATTGTCGGATGCGCGTTGCGCCCCGTCAATATTACGTGCACCATCTCCGGTTTACGCTTCAGGACCTCGGCGACCTTCTCCGGATCGAGCATCTTGTAGCTGATGGCGTAATTGATCTCGTCGAGGACAACCAGGTCCCACGTGCCGGACAAAATGGCGTCGGCCGCTTCCTGCCAAGCCTCTTCCACCATCCGAATATCTTCCGGATCGGTCTCGGCGCCACCGACCTTCACGAACCCGCGGCCCATCTGCTTCATCACGAACTTGTCGCCGAAGGCCTGCACGGCATCGAGCTCGCCATAGTGCCACGAGCCCTTCAAAAACTGCAGCATCAAGACCTTCATTCCGTTGCCGACCGCGCGCAGTGCCGTGCCCATGGCGGCCGTGGTCTTGCCCTTGCCCGGGCCGGTGTTAACGATGATCAATCCCTTGCGAACGTCTGTCATATCCGTTTCCCACACGGGGCGAATGCTTGATTGTAATTCGCCCAGCTCTGTCGTGCCTACCGGACCCGCGCTACCATATCGGCATGGCACATCGCTTCATGACCTCCTACCTCGAAGATTCCATCGCCGTCTTCCGCCTCTACAAGCGACTCGGCGAAGGCGCGATCTCACAGGTGAACGACGAGCATCTCTGCACCGTGCTCGATCCGGAGATGAACTCGATCGCGCTCATCGTGAAGCACATGGCCGGCAACATGCGCTCTCGCTGGACCAACTTCCTCACCAGCGACGGCGAAAAACCCAATCGCAACCGCGATACCGAGTTTGAAGCGCCTCCCGAATCTCGCGAGGCATTGATGAAGCTTTGGGAGCAAGGGTGGGGATATGTGTTCGCAGCGCTGGAGCCGCTCAGCGACGCCGATCTAACTCGCGAAGTTACGATCCGCGGCGAGCCACACTCGGTAATGCAGGCCATCAATCGGCAGATCGCGCACTACTCCTATCACGTAGGCCAGATCGTCTTTCTAGCCAAGCACTTTCAGTCGGAGCAGTGGAAGTCGCTCACCGTGCCTAGAAAAGGCTCCGCGGAATTCAACGAGCGGGTGCGCAAGGGCGAAGCGAGCCAGCGCTGAACCCAAGGAAAAAGGCAGGGCGCACCCTGCCTTACTTCTGCTCTGTCATTCTTGCGTTTCGATTTATCTCGATTTATTCACGGCCTTCTTTAGTTCCACTCCCGGCGTGAACTTCGCCACTTTCCGTGCTGCAATCTTGATCACTGAACCGGTCTGCGGGTTCCGTCCATTACGTGCGCGGCGCTGCGAAACCGCGAAGGTTCCGAAGCCCACCAGCGTAACGCGCTCGCCCTTTTTTAATGCACCGGTGATGCCGTCGACCAAAGCGTCGATCGCTTCCGCCGCACTCGTCTTGCTGATGCTCGAAGCTGCCGAGATCTTGTCCACCAAGTCCGCTTTGTTCATGAAGCCTCCTTGCAGGCTATAGGTCGTCCACCCTGTCGAACCGGATGCGATCGCGAGGGACCTAGTCCCATGCCGTCAGGGACTGGCACGCAAGGGAAAGGTCGAAGCCATGCGCGGAGGGTTTTATCCCGCAGAGTTGGCGAAGTCAATAGCCCAACACTATTTTATTTTTCGGCGGACGTCCTGCACGGGATCTACGGCCGATTCCCCGGCTCAGGCCACCATTGGCTCTCCGTCCGGAGCGCCATTGTGCGCCAATGCCCCCCTGGAACACGCCCACATAGAGCCCGAGTCGTTCCCCAATCGAAGTCAGGTGATGTTGCGCCTCTTCGTTCTGGAACTCCTCAATTTGCGGCGCCCGCTGCAGCAGTTCGAAAAACAGGTTCTGCGTCCGCCACAAGTCCACTTCAAAAGGCAGCATCTTCAGCAAGCTGAGGGCATCATCAAAACGTGAAAGGTTCTTCAGACTCAAATCGCTCTCCAGCTCCTCGGCAATTCGATTGATCGATTTCTTCAGGACAAACGAAAGCCCCGCCGAATCGAGTTCAATGCCCTCGCGACGTACCGTGTTGAGCAGGTCCTGGATCTCGGGAATGTTCATGTTCTCGGCCGAGAACTCCGCCCGCAACCGTGAATTCAACACGAACTCGGCGGTCACGCGCAGGATGTGCGGCAACGGCGCACGAATGCTGGCCAGGAACTGCATCAGCGACGCATGGTGCTCGTAAATCTGGCGGTAGGCGGCATCCGCCTCGTTCAGTGTCGAGCGCAAAACCTGGTCAACAATGCGCCGCTGTTCGTCGCGGAACAGCGACTTCAGGTTGTAGGTCGTGTTGTCGAAGTGCTTATTGAAGACGCGCAGGATCTCGGCAATGTCGCCCGCCCCGGCTGCCTGCTCGGTTTCGCGTTGCAATTCGTCATAATCTTCCTGGCCGCGGAAGTACCGCACTCCCGCGTTCACATTGTGATCGCCAAAGTGCAAAACTCCGAATGTCATGTCAGCCTGCTCCAGCGTAATCCGCGAGCAGATCACGGCACGGCCTACGGCAGTCCTTGTGCGGCCCGCCGCCCGCTGTTCATGCTGCCGCAGGTTCACGTCGTAGCAATAAATTGAGCTTCGGTCCGTGTATCCATCGAACAATGACGCAATTGCATAGTGCGCGCCGACGCTGAGCAGGTTCACCTGCGCAGGTTTCACCCAGCGCTGGTAGATATCCGCCCCATTGCCAAGCTCTTTCAAATTGCTGTGCGCCTGCCTCAGACCATCGAGGAAGTGCTGCTCAAATCCATTGCCAAACAGGTCCTGTGCCAACTGTAGCGCCCGTCCGGCGTACATGATGACCTGCACCGTCTCGATCCCCGAGAGCTCATCGAAGAACCAGCCGCAACTGGTGTACATCAGCATGGCGTGCCGCTGCATCTCCAGCAGTTTCAGGGCCTGCACGCGTTCTTCGCGCCCAAGTTCGTGCTTCTGATGCGCGGCAAAGAAACTGTCGAGACTCTTCTTAGAGCGGTCAAGGATCACGTCGATATATCGATCGCGCGCCGCTCCTGGATCTTTCAAGAGCTTCGCTGCCGCCTCCTGGTATGGTTTCTCGAGTCCCTCGCGTAGCCGGTCCAGGCCAGTGCGCAGCGGCGCACGCCAATCCTGCGTCCAGCCCGGCTTCATACCAGAGTTGCAGCCGCAGTTGCTGCGCCAGCGCTCAATGCCATGTGCGCAACTCCATGACGTGTTATTGACGATCTCCACTTCGTGCGTGGGGGGATGCTTTTCCAGATACTCTCCGTAATTCGTGATCGTCGCCAGGTTGTTCTGTTCGATATAGTGCAGCGCGTACGCCAATGCCATTTCGCCATATCGATGATGGTGTCCGTATGTCTCACCATGGGTAGCGATGTGCATCAACTGCGGCCAGTTACGACCGTCGCTAAAGCCGCTAATCAAGCGCTTCGCAAAAGTCTCACCATTCGACAGCAGCCCTTCGAAAGCCACTGCGCGCGAGATTGGCCCGTCGTAGAAAAATAGATTGATGTGCTTTCCGCTTGGCAGTCGGCAGAGATATGCGCGTGTGGGATCGATCTGCCCGCCTGCAATATTTTTCCAGCGTCCGCCGGGGCCGAGTTTACGCACCTCGCCGGCCTGGTGCGGCGCGAGAATCGTGAACTTGATTCCCTGGTCAGCGAGCACTTCGAGGCTCTCAACATCGGCCGCTGCCTCCGGCAACCACATGCCTTCAGGCCGGCGCCGAAAGCGCTTCTCGAAGTCGCGTAGTCCCCAAATCACCTGCGTCTGCTTATCGCGGCGCGTCGCCAAGGGCAAGATCATGTGGTTGTAGGCCTGCGCAATGGCGTTGCCGTGTCCCGAAAACCGCTCAGCGCTTTGGCGATCGGAATCGAGAACGCGCTGATAAATGTTCGGCGCCTTCTCCTCCATCCACGACAGCAACGTGGGACCGAAGTTGAAGCTTATATGTGCGTAGTTACTGTAGATCTCGTGGATTCTGCCATTGGGACCGAGGATACGGGCCGCCGAATTCGGCGCATAACACTCCGCGGTAATCCTTTCGTTCCAGTCGTGAAAGGGATAAGCAGAATCTTGTTGTTCGATTGCTTCCAGCCACGGATTTTCACGGGGGGGCTGGTAAAAATGGGCATGAATACAGATATATCGTTCCATGGGAGGCGGAGCAGTACAGAGTTTTTGATGCAGTTTCTAAGGCCAGCAACTCTGGAAGATGTAAAAACTAGAATCGGCGGGGTTTGCGCCCCGCCGATCCAAGGTTTGTAGCTACCGTTAGTTTGCAGCCAGCGTTGATGTTGCCTCGCCACCGATCGTAGCTTCAGGCGACTGAAACTGTTCGGCTTCCGTGGAGTGCTCCAGCGCGGTGGTCGACGCCTGTCCGCTCGTCACCACGTTCTGCACCGCATCGAAATAGCCGGTGCCCACAAAACGCTGGTGCTTCACCGCTTCGTAACCTTCCTTCTCCAACCGGAACTCCTCTTCCTGCAGCGCCGAGTAGGCCGTCATGCCGGCGTGCTGATAGCCCTTTGCCAGTTCGTACATACTCAGGTTCAAAGCATGGAACCCGGCGAGCGTGATGAACTGGAACTTGTAGCCCATCTCTGCCAGTGCCGGCTGGAAGCGAGCGATGTCGGCGTCGCTCAGTTTCTTCTTCCAGTTGAAAGACGGCGAACAGTTGTAAGCCAGCAGCTTGCCCGGGAACTTCGCATGAATGGCATCGGCGAAACGTCGCGCCTCCTCAATGTTCGGCTCCGAAGTTTCGCACCAGATCATATCGGCATAGGGCGCGTAAGCAAGGCCGCGCGCGATTGCCGAATCGAGCCCACCCTGGATGCAGAAGAAGCCTTCGTTGGTGCGATTGCCGGTAAGGAACTGCCGATCGTACGGATCCACATCGCTGGTCAGCAAATGTGCACTGTTCGCGTCGGTGCGCGCCAGGATCAATGTCGGGACGCCGCAAATATCGGCCGCCAGACGTGCCGCCACCAGCTTCTGCACCGCTTCGGTTGTCGACACCAATACTTTGCCCCCGAGATGTCCGCACTTCTTCGCCGAAGAAAGCTGATCTTCGAAGTGCACGCAGGCGGCACCGGCATCGATCATTGCCTTCATCAGTTCGAAGGCATTGAGATTGCCACCGAAGCCCGCCTCAGCGTCCGCAATCATTGGGGCAAGGAAGTGGAATCCGTTGCGCCCTTCGGAATGATGGATCTGGTCGGCGCGCAGCAGAGCGTTGTTCAGACGACGCACCAGGTTCGGCACGCTGTCTGCCGGGTAAAGGCTCTGGTCCGGATACATTTGACCCGCGTCATTGGCGTCTCCTGCAACCTGCCAGCCGGAGACATAGACTGCCTTCAATCCGGCCTTCACCATCTGCACCGCTTGGTTACCGGTCAGGGCTCCGAGGGCGGGCACATATTTTTCTTCGTGCAGAAGCTTCCAAAGGCGCTCGGCGCCGAGACGAGCGAGGGTGTAGTCGATGCGTATGGTGCCGCGAAGACGCTCAACCTCTTCAGGGGTATAAGGCCGGGTTATGCCTTTCCAGCGCGGGTTGGAATTCCAGTCATGCAGCAGTTCTGCAGCGAATTGGTTCGTTGCCATGGGTGGTCCTCTCAGTACGAATTTGTATTCTGTGCATCCGCCTGCCCGGTTAGGCCTCGACGAACACGCACAACGTTCGGGTTATAGGGGTCGCACTCCGCATGACGGATGTACGCGCCCAAAGACTTAACGGCACGCCGGTCTTCGCCGCACCGTAAGTCACCGCAGGACCTTTCGCCTATTGAACGGTCGCAAGGTGTTTCCCGCGGTCCCCGCCAAATCCGCACCACCAGGGTCGAACGGAGGGGGGCTGTCACTGCATTCGGGTCGCCCTATGTTGGACGCCCTGTTGATTTAAAACGGATCGAACTCGCCGTTCTTTACCATCGCTTCCGCAATGCGTCTCGCCTCACGGAAGGTTTCGGGAGAACCCAGGTCTTTACCTGGATTCGCGATTAATTTGTCCAACTCTTCATTGAAAAGCTGGGTTATGAATTCAGGCGTGTGCTCAACAGATTTGCCCGTGTCGTCGGTAATCGGCACGGTCTTGGAATGCTTCATTCGCTGCGCAATCATCAGGCGATAAATACGGTCCGTCGCCAGATCTTCCATGTAGCCATCGAGCAGGCTCGCGCCTTTGCCGTTGAGGACACCGTTGCGGTAACGAATCACAGTGCGAACCGCCGCGCGCGTTCCCGTCAGCGTCTTCTTGCCCACTCCGGTCGGCGCCGGACGCAAATCCGGATACCGCGGCGCATTCGCGCGACGCGCATGCATCTGGTTGGGATTCGGGAATTGGTCCACCGCGATCTGGTTCTGATCGGGATGCCCGGTCCACGCTCCGTCCATCAGGCAATTGGCTTCGTTCTTCTTGTCTTTCGCCAGCACATCCAGCGCACGCGCATTCAGTTCGGCATCTTCGCGGCTCGGATACAGCGCGGTCATGCCGCCGATCGCCAGGCAGCCACGCTTGTGGCAGATCTCAGGAATCAACTCGCGCAGGTTCTGAAAGAACTGCACGTCGTGCGGGATCGTGTTGCGGTCGGGCAGCACCCACTCCGGATCGTCGAGATTGAAATGGATCAGACTGGCCATGTAATCCCAGCGGCTAAGGTTCAATCCCAGGATGTGATCGCGCAGGTTGTAGAGGAACTCTTCCATCTGGTAGGCCTCGGGATGCGACTCCACCAGCGCCATGCATTTGATGTAATCCTTCGGCCAGCCGCGCATTTCCGCGATCTTCTGGAAGAGATCTCGCCACCACAGCGCTTCTTCCGCGCTCTCGCTCTTTGGAATATAGATACAGAGATTGTGCTTTAATTTCGCAGGATCGACTTGGAACGCCAGAGAGCCTACATCGAACACCGAGGCCGACATCACCTCCGGCATCACCCCCGCCTGGTTCAAGTGCAGCCCGCGGGAGCGCGTCCAGATCACCGTGTTGCTGTCTTTGATATCAACTTCGCGATCACGCTTTTTGTCGAAGTACGTCAGCTCTCCAGCCAGCGCCTTGAGAACATTCTGCATTCCGAGCATCTCGTGGTCCCACTGGTTCACAATGGAATCTTCCAGGTCGAGCATCACTCCGGGCGCGCCGGAGTTGAGCATCTTCACCACCAGTTCCGCTTCGTCGGCCGGCCCGGTCATCTGGTTGCGCTGGTCTTCGCACCACTTCGGAAAAGCGATGCGCCACTCTCCCTGCGTCGCCTCCGACGGTCGCAGATGATCGGGACGGTCGCCTTCCAGCGACGCCTCCAGCACTCGCTTGCGCTTGGCCACGAGTTCCTGCTGACGCGGCGTGAACAACTGATGCAGCGTTTGCAGAAATTCGAAGAGCCCTGGGGCCAGGTCGCGTCGCGCATTGAATCCCGCCGGAGCGCTATTGAGTTGAAAGCCAGTTGCGGTTGGATAATTTGCCGTGCTGCTCATATGTCCTCTCAAAAACGATGCCCGCTCGAGGAATCGGATAACGAATCGGCTACGCCCGCTCGAGTCCATGGGCTGGATGCGCCTGGCGAGAGCAATTCTGATGCTTTCGCCTGAGTGACGGTTGTCCTAAGGGAGCTCAGCCCCCGCAGGGGTTTCCCTTCGGCGGTCCTATTTAGTACTCGTGGAGTACGCGGAAGCTCAAGCTTTAGCGGTTACTCCCGCTAAAGCAGAGAACAACTCTGGGTCCGTTTGGCGCAGTCTCAAAAGCAAGTCTGCCCACAACGGTTGCAAAAATGGGATTTTGGCAATTTCGCGTTTGGCGGTCAGTGCCGCTTCCATCGCGATTGGTTTCGGCTCGATTCCGAGAGCTCGGGCGCTAGCGGCTACCGACAAATTGCGCTGCACCATGCCTTCCAGCAACAGCATGGTCACCGTCGCCAGCTGCACGTTCGGCCCACGCGTGATGGCGCCATGGTTCGGGAGCAGGATCGCGTGGTGGTCACGCAGCGCGTCCGCCATGGGACGCACCCGCTCTTCGCTTGATGCCAGCCCGCTATATTCCTCTTCCACAATTGCCACATCACCAGCCAGAATGCAGCTCTCCTGGTCGTAAATCTCCGGTTGTTTGCGAAACGCACTGAACGTCACCGTTGCTGGCGGATGGGTATGTACCAGCGCCACAATGTCCGGCACGTGCTGGTGAATCACCCCGTGCAGCAGGATCGTGTCGTTGACCCAGCCTTCGCCATTTACGATCTTCCCTTCGAAATCGCAGGTGAGGATATCCGCCGGCTGCAAAGTCGCAAACGATGGCCCAAATCGGTTCACCAGCATTCGGTTCTCGCCTATCGCAATGCTGATGTGCCCCGCATTCGCCACACTGAGCCCGGCGCGATAGAGCACACGCGCGGCACAGCAAATGTCGAATTTGAGATTTTCGGGCAAGCGTTTCCTCAACCGGGGTGACGATAATAAGCAACTTTTGGGCGCACGCAAAGCAAAAAATGAATGGCGGTTCATTTATCTTGGTTGCGAATTTCTAGCTTGGGTTGTCGGTCCTGCGCCAACTGTGGTTTGAGATGTCCGAGCCTCAGGATTCGATGCAGATTGCGAGCCGGATCTCGCGCTGGAATTCCCGTTTTGGCAATTTGGCTGCTCGTTTACAGACTGCGAACAAGTGACT
This genomic interval carries:
- the accD gene encoding acetyl-CoA carboxylase, carboxyltransferase subunit beta, coding for MSWFKRESVELDTSGEKKVKTEGLWVKCEQCRQIIWKKDLEENLYVCPKCEKHFRIDARTRLGYLYDDGKYETFDNNLQSTDPLKFTDLKPYATRLKRAQHDTGLKDAVINAKGEIYGQTVISSVMEYNFIGGSMGSVVGEVITRAVERATDERTPLLIVSASGGARMMEGVISLMQLAKISSALARMEAAKVPYISLLTDPTTGGVTASFAMLGDLNIAEPGALIGFAGPRVIEQTIRQKLPEGFQRSEFLLKHGMLDAVVDRKNLKAYVARAFAFMTPN
- the cobO gene encoding cob(I)yrinic acid a,c-diamide adenosyltransferase, whose protein sequence is MTDVRKGLIIVNTGPGKGKTTAAMGTALRAVGNGMKVLMLQFLKGSWHYGELDAVQAFGDKFVMKQMGRGFVKVGGAETDPEDIRMVEEAWQEAADAILSGTWDLVVLDEINYAISYKMLDPEKVAEVLKRKPEMVHVILTGRNAHPTIVELADTVTEMREVKHAYQKGILAQRGIEY
- a CDS encoding DUF1572 domain-containing protein, whose protein sequence is MAHRFMTSYLEDSIAVFRLYKRLGEGAISQVNDEHLCTVLDPEMNSIALIVKHMAGNMRSRWTNFLTSDGEKPNRNRDTEFEAPPESREALMKLWEQGWGYVFAALEPLSDADLTREVTIRGEPHSVMQAINRQIAHYSYHVGQIVFLAKHFQSEQWKSLTVPRKGSAEFNERVRKGEASQR
- a CDS encoding HU family DNA-binding protein: MNKADLVDKISAASSISKTSAAEAIDALVDGITGALKKGERVTLVGFGTFAVSQRRARNGRNPQTGSVIKIAARKVAKFTPGVELKKAVNKSR
- a CDS encoding DUF3536 domain-containing protein, which codes for MERYICIHAHFYQPPRENPWLEAIEQQDSAYPFHDWNERITAECYAPNSAARILGPNGRIHEIYSNYAHISFNFGPTLLSWMEEKAPNIYQRVLDSDRQSAERFSGHGNAIAQAYNHMILPLATRRDKQTQVIWGLRDFEKRFRRRPEGMWLPEAAADVESLEVLADQGIKFTILAPHQAGEVRKLGPGGRWKNIAGGQIDPTRAYLCRLPSGKHINLFFYDGPISRAVAFEGLLSNGETFAKRLISGFSDGRNWPQLMHIATHGETYGHHHRYGEMALAYALHYIEQNNLATITNYGEYLEKHPPTHEVEIVNNTSWSCAHGIERWRSNCGCNSGMKPGWTQDWRAPLRTGLDRLREGLEKPYQEAAAKLLKDPGAARDRYIDVILDRSKKSLDSFFAAHQKHELGREERVQALKLLEMQRHAMLMYTSCGWFFDELSGIETVQVIMYAGRALQLAQDLFGNGFEQHFLDGLRQAHSNLKELGNGADIYQRWVKPAQVNLLSVGAHYAIASLFDGYTDRSSIYCYDVNLRQHEQRAAGRTRTAVGRAVICSRITLEQADMTFGVLHFGDHNVNAGVRYFRGQEDYDELQRETEQAAGAGDIAEILRVFNKHFDNTTYNLKSLFRDEQRRIVDQVLRSTLNEADAAYRQIYEHHASLMQFLASIRAPLPHILRVTAEFVLNSRLRAEFSAENMNIPEIQDLLNTVRREGIELDSAGLSFVLKKSINRIAEELESDLSLKNLSRFDDALSLLKMLPFEVDLWRTQNLFFELLQRAPQIEEFQNEEAQHHLTSIGERLGLYVGVFQGGIGAQWRSGRRANGGLSRGIGRRSRAGRPPKNKIVLGY
- the aceA gene encoding isocitrate lyase, with the protein product MATNQFAAELLHDWNSNPRWKGITRPYTPEEVERLRGTIRIDYTLARLGAERLWKLLHEEKYVPALGALTGNQAVQMVKAGLKAVYVSGWQVAGDANDAGQMYPDQSLYPADSVPNLVRRLNNALLRADQIHHSEGRNGFHFLAPMIADAEAGFGGNLNAFELMKAMIDAGAACVHFEDQLSSAKKCGHLGGKVLVSTTEAVQKLVAARLAADICGVPTLILARTDANSAHLLTSDVDPYDRQFLTGNRTNEGFFCIQGGLDSAIARGLAYAPYADMIWCETSEPNIEEARRFADAIHAKFPGKLLAYNCSPSFNWKKKLSDADIARFQPALAEMGYKFQFITLAGFHALNLSMYELAKGYQHAGMTAYSALQEEEFRLEKEGYEAVKHQRFVGTGYFDAVQNVVTSGQASTTALEHSTEAEQFQSPEATIGGEATSTLAAN
- a CDS encoding class II aldolase/adducin family protein, which produces MPENLKFDICCAARVLYRAGLSVANAGHISIAIGENRMLVNRFGPSFATLQPADILTCDFEGKIVNGEGWVNDTILLHGVIHQHVPDIVALVHTHPPATVTFSAFRKQPEIYDQESCILAGDVAIVEEEYSGLASSEERVRPMADALRDHHAILLPNHGAITRGPNVQLATVTMLLLEGMVQRNLSVAASARALGIEPKPIAMEAALTAKREIAKIPFLQPLWADLLLRLRQTDPELFSALAGVTAKA